In a genomic window of Flavobacterium sp. KACC 22761:
- a CDS encoding rhamnogalacturonan acetylesterase produces the protein MKKYLLIAFLITSISFAQKTTLYCIGDSTMANKKDPDRNPEHGWAQVLQSFFKEDLVVANKAVNGRSTKSFINENRWDSIYKKLKKGDYVFIEFGHNDEKIEDSTRFTNPHTAYRYNLIKFVKETRAKGAIPVLLTSIARRNFNEKGVLVPTHGDYPLETRLVAQEYKVPFIDLEYYTELLEQSYGPEKSKLLHLHFKAGEIPYYKDEKKDDTHLSLKGATEVAQIVVSQLKQFQEPSLDKLKKAIKN, from the coding sequence ATGAAAAAATATCTTCTTATAGCATTCTTAATTACATCAATATCTTTCGCACAAAAAACTACATTGTATTGTATTGGCGATTCGACTATGGCAAATAAAAAAGATCCTGATCGTAATCCAGAACATGGCTGGGCTCAGGTTTTGCAATCTTTTTTTAAAGAGGATTTAGTTGTAGCAAATAAAGCTGTTAATGGCCGAAGCACAAAAAGTTTTATTAATGAAAACCGCTGGGATTCAATTTATAAAAAACTAAAAAAAGGTGATTATGTTTTTATAGAATTTGGACATAATGACGAAAAAATCGAAGATTCAACACGTTTTACAAATCCGCATACTGCGTACAGATACAATTTAATCAAGTTCGTAAAAGAAACCAGAGCAAAAGGTGCCATTCCTGTTTTGTTGACTTCTATCGCGAGACGCAACTTTAATGAAAAAGGTGTTTTAGTGCCAACTCACGGTGATTATCCCCTAGAAACACGTTTAGTTGCGCAAGAATATAAAGTTCCTTTTATCGATTTGGAATATTATACAGAATTGTTGGAACAGTCTTACGGACCAGAGAAATCAAAATTGCTTCATCTACATTTTAAGGCAGGAGAAATACCTTATTATAAGGATGAAAAGAAAGATGATACGCATTTATCATTAAAAGGAGCTACAGAAGTAGCACAAATAGTAGTTTCACAACTTAAACAATTTCAAGAACCATCTCTTGATAAATTGAAAAAGGCTATTAAAAACTAG